CACAGTGTCATACGACCGTTTTTGGTATAAATTGCAAACCAAGCTGTTTGCTACGGCTTGAAATTTTAGAACCGACTAACCGAAAGTTCAGAAATAAAGACCGGAAATGAAATCAAACCGATGATCGGTTTGAATGGTTTCATGATTTTAAACCAAACGGTGAGCATTTTCAATTTATTAATTGGCATTTAAATAAAACATGACACTTTTAGAACAAATAGAATAACACTTAAGTTTTCCATCATGGTAAATTTCCGTATTAACTGATTAAGCACATGTGATACATGTTGGATTAACTGATTAAGTTATTCTTCCGAAACATCTACAAATGTCCTATACATCTGTTGTTTTTTGAAGTTGACATGAAACTAAAAGTGGGAAAATATTGGATTCAAAGTCTAGACATCGCACGAACCTTGCTGTTTGTGGTTGTGTTTGTTGACAATCCAAGAGTTtttgccacttttctaagctcCTCTTTAAGTACTTTACCGGTTCCTGTCTTTGGTAGTTTTGTCACAAACTCCACCTTTTTTGGAACCATAAACTTTGGCATGTTTTTCGTACAATATGCCAAGATTTCGGTTTCATTTACGTCTCCTGTCTGTTTCAAGACAACAAAAGCACAAGGGCTTTCTCCCCACCGCGTATGAGGCATCGCCACCACTGCAGCTTCTAGTATCGCGGGGTGTTTGTATAGAACCGACTCTAGTTCCACACTACTGATGTTTTCGCCACCAGAGATGATCACGTCTTTAGATCTGTCTTTGATTTCCACGTATCCGTCTGGATGGATGACTCCCACATCCCCGGTTAATAGCCATCCGTTTTGAAAAGCCTTTTCAGTCATGTTTTCAGCTTTTAAGTATCCTTTATGTAGAAAGATTACAACCAGTTAATTATAAAAATTATTACTATAATAACGCAATCATATGCAAATATATCTCTAAGACTCTCTCCAATGCAATGTAAAAAAGTATGTCCATGATGATGTGGCTTTCATCCATTAATTCAAATGCATCGGAGGTAAATACATAGAGAGATAAATCCatctaagaccatgtgtagtggggcattataggacattatagggcaaaaaaaacgcccccttctccattacatagggcattataGGGCATTATAGGGCAAAGAAAAATGGGTTTGGCGTTTTAATGAAAACGCCTAAATGAATTGTGGAAGGTTTGAATGGGTTTGACTAgccaatgagaaaatagtttttttttttttgtttaatgattggtagGGCATTGTAGGGCATtatgcccactacaccacttttgttATAATGCCCAAGTGTGACTAGGATGCCACATGTCatataatgccccatggtgaggGCATCCAAAACTTTGGTTATTGTGCCCTTtcttttagtttttgattttcttTTTCAACTTTATTTATTCAATGAAGCAAAAATCCATCTACATGGGTAAACTTAAATAGAAAATGGGTGATGATGTGGAAAATGTAAGGATATGTAAGAATGTTTGTATGATTGGAGATAAAATTGGTGGTTTTTAAGGATTTGTAAGGATTTTTAATGATATGATGTGACAGCTGATTAGGCAGCTAAGGGCGCCTAAGGGCGTCTTTGCATTGGAGATAGTCTAATACCTTTCATGAGACTACTTCCTCGAAGTACGATCTCTCCCATCGTCTTTCCATCATGCGGGACACCCTCCATTGTTTTTGTGTTCTTTACATCGATATCAGAAAGCGTTAGTATACTTACACCTTGACGGGCCTTCAGTCGGGCCTGTTGATCTTTGGGTAGTAGATTCCATTTTGATTGCCACTCGCACACAAGTGCAGGCCCGGTGGCCTCATTAAGGCCATAGGCATGTGTTATGTGAAATCCAAGGTCCTCCATCTTCTCCAACACGGGGACCGGGGGAGGCGATCCCCCAATGAGTATGTTTACCTTAGAGGTCATGTCACAGCGCTCATAATGTTGGGCCTCTAACAGGATGTTAAGGACAATAGGGGCACAACACATGTGAGTCACCTTGTGGTTAGAAATACTTTTGTACATTTCACTAGCGGTTACGTTACGTATGCACACGTTTGTCCCGCCTCTAGCCGCAACGCCCCAAGTGAATGTCCACCCATTGCAGTGGAACATCGGTAGTGACCATAGGTACACCGCCTCGTTACTAAGTTCCCACCCTTGAATCATGCTCAGCGTGCTCAGAAACGCACCGCGGTGGCTGcagaccacacccttagggttaGAGGTGGTTCCAGATGTGTAGTTCAGTGAGATAGCGTCCCACTCGTCCTCTAGATCTTCACCTAGATATTCTGGGTCGCCCTGGTGAATAAGTTGTTCGTACTCCAAGTCTCCGAACTGGACACTTGTGGGCTTGTTGATGTCATCGATCACAATGACCAAGGGTATCTGGTGCTGGTGGTGATCCGAAGAGCTGTCTTCGGATCCTTTCACCAGCATCTGTAGTGCCTCGGAAGCTATGGGAATGTACTCATAGTCAACGAAGAAGACCTTGGCTTCAGAATGACGGAGGATGGTGACTATGGTTTTAGCGTCTAGCCTTGTGTTAATCGGATTAAGGACAGCTCCTGCCATTGGCACTGCGAAGTGCATCTCATACAATGCCGGTACATTGGGTGCGAGTACCGATACCTAGTAAATTAATTATTTAATACACAGAAAATAATACAATATAGTTTAAGTTCTTTTTTTTAGGGAAAATGTCATAGAATAGTAAGCAAGTTTCAAATAGTAGAAACTTACAACATCATTCTTGACAACATTAAGTGATCGGAGAGAGTAGGCAAGACGACAGCATCTTCGATAAGTCTCGCTCCATGTGAACTGGACACCACCGTCTATGACGGAGGTACGGTTTGAATAAATCTTAATGGCCCTCTTGATGAAAGTGAGTGGAGTAAGTGGGACGTAGTTTGCTGGATGCTTTGCAATTCTATCCATGAATGTAACTACAGAAGTGCTCGTTAGAATTAAGTTTACAACATTTGTTAATATGTGTGTGCAAATGAGATGTGTATGCAGTTACATTATGGTGGTAATTATAGTAGAAAGATTGACAGAAGGGGTGCGTATAAATAGAGATATGAAGGActtgatatatacatatatatattggggaaggttcaaatgaaaaccactagttaacgcgaaaactcgaaaactaattaaaaaaagccaaaaaaacatgcaaaaaatttttttttaaaaaattttttttttcaatcaaattttcgcaggtttttttattaaaaaaaaaaaaatttcaaaaaaaaaaaaaaaaaaaaatttttttgtgtagtgcacatgtgtaatactgcacatgtgtctgtgtactacacatgtgtattattacacatgtgcactacacaaatttttttttttttttttttttttgaaaaaaagtttttttttatatataaaaactagcgatttttattaaaaaaattgaaaaaaaaaaaaaaaatttttttgtgtgttttttaggctttttttagttagttttcgagttttcgcgttaaaagtggttttcatttgaaccatcccctatatatattttaagatatGA
This is a stretch of genomic DNA from Helianthus annuus cultivar XRQ/B chromosome 16, HanXRQr2.0-SUNRISE, whole genome shotgun sequence. It encodes these proteins:
- the LOC110918299 gene encoding butyrate--CoA ligase AAE11, peroxisomal — protein: MDRIAKHPANYVPLTPLTFIKRAIKIYSNRTSVIDGGVQFTWSETYRRCCRLAYSLRSLNVVKNDVVSVLAPNVPALYEMHFAVPMAGAVLNPINTRLDAKTIVTILRHSEAKVFFVDYEYIPIASEALQMLVKGSEDSSSDHHQHQIPLVIVIDDINKPTSVQFGDLEYEQLIHQGDPEYLGEDLEDEWDAISLNYTSGTTSNPKGVVCSHRGAFLSTLSMIQGWELSNEAVYLWSLPMFHCNGWTFTWGVAARGGTNVCIRNVTASEMYKSISNHKVTHMCCAPIVLNILLEAQHYERCDMTSKVNILIGGSPPPVPVLEKMEDLGFHITHAYGLNEATGPALVCEWQSKWNLLPKDQQARLKARQGVSILTLSDIDVKNTKTMEGVPHDGKTMGEIVLRGSSLMKGYLKAENMTEKAFQNGWLLTGDVGVIHPDGYVEIKDRSKDVIISGGENISSVELESVLYKHPAILEAAVVAMPHTRWGESPCAFVVLKQTGDVNETEILAYCTKNMPKFMVPKKVEFVTKLPKTGTGKVLKEELRKVAKTLGLSTNTTTNSKVRAMSRL